In Deinococcus roseus, the following are encoded in one genomic region:
- a CDS encoding ABC transporter permease has product MNNIFKVAAFTLQEAFAKKLILALLILTVVFLGLYFYGAHALQENLTERAAELGRERLRRADEIYATLSIMGLYVVNFLGSLVGIMLGVSTLSGEVESGLLMTILIKPLRRAELVLGKWLGLSLVSLVYLALLGLGVVYGTYWITGYLPADYLKTILLMALGTWILLTSTVLCSAVFPVLTSGVVMFMVYALSWTGGLVGNLGKFTDTPLMEKIGLYSHYIFPSDAMWRFASYYLQTRTMRDLPPGIRDGNPLVGSTEVQSGDLVWAFFYLVALLGLAIVVFRRRDL; this is encoded by the coding sequence CAAAGTGGCTGCTTTCACCTTGCAGGAGGCTTTCGCCAAAAAACTGATTCTGGCTTTACTCATTCTGACCGTGGTTTTTCTGGGTTTGTATTTTTATGGGGCCCACGCCCTGCAAGAAAACCTGACCGAAAGGGCTGCAGAACTGGGCCGAGAACGCCTGCGCCGTGCAGATGAGATTTACGCCACCCTAAGCATCATGGGTTTGTATGTGGTGAACTTTCTGGGGAGTCTGGTGGGCATCATGCTGGGGGTTTCGACGCTCTCTGGAGAGGTGGAAAGTGGCCTCTTGATGACCATCCTGATCAAACCCCTCAGGCGGGCCGAACTGGTGCTTGGGAAATGGCTGGGCCTCAGTCTGGTCAGCCTGGTGTATCTGGCTTTGCTGGGTCTGGGGGTGGTGTATGGGACGTACTGGATCACCGGTTACCTGCCTGCAGATTACCTCAAGACCATCCTGCTGATGGCCCTGGGCACCTGGATTTTGCTCACCAGCACGGTGCTGTGCAGTGCCGTTTTTCCGGTGCTGACCAGTGGCGTGGTGATGTTCATGGTGTATGCGCTGTCCTGGACAGGCGGACTGGTGGGAAATCTGGGGAAATTTACGGACACCCCGTTGATGGAGAAAATCGGGCTGTACTCGCATTACATCTTTCCGAGCGATGCCATGTGGCGTTTTGCCAGCTATTACCTGCAAACCCGCACCATGCGGGATTTGCCTCCAGGGATCAGGGATGGCAACCCCCTGGTGGGCAGCACAGAAGTCCAGAGCGGTGATCTGGTATGGGCTTTTTTCTATCTGGTGGCGTTGCTGGGCCTGGCGATTGTGGTCTTCCGACGGCGTGACCTCTGA
- a CDS encoding DUF1338 domain-containing protein, whose translation MHETLKKVLDGLMRRYQDRVPDVEGVIAAMLAEGTIADLSQIENDHIAFRTMGVPQLGIQSFEKIFLHYGYRKQERYNFQAKKLNAFWYAPPSPEFPRIFVSELRVHELSEVAQRIIYSYTDEVKSDPVDDLNLDHWEEVDAFLHKALWRLPTLEDYERLQQESEYAAWVIYNRYYLNHFTVSIHSLPEGYNSIQGYNDFLERNGFKLNDSGGKIKVSPDGLLLQSSTVAEMIEAEFAEGKKKMISGSYVEFAERRVLPAYSHLSKSELKREHRREGFEAGNADKIFESTYTTQTQKREVVK comes from the coding sequence ATGCATGAAACCCTGAAAAAAGTGCTGGATGGCCTGATGCGCCGCTACCAGGACCGCGTTCCCGATGTGGAAGGCGTGATTGCAGCCATGCTGGCAGAAGGCACCATCGCAGACCTCAGCCAGATTGAAAACGACCACATCGCCTTCAGAACAATGGGCGTGCCCCAGCTTGGGATCCAGTCCTTTGAAAAGATCTTCCTGCACTACGGCTACCGCAAACAGGAACGCTACAACTTTCAGGCCAAGAAGCTGAACGCCTTCTGGTACGCTCCCCCCTCCCCGGAGTTCCCCAGAATCTTTGTGTCCGAGCTGCGCGTCCATGAACTTTCCGAAGTGGCCCAGCGCATCATCTACAGCTACACCGATGAAGTGAAATCTGATCCAGTGGATGACCTCAACCTCGACCACTGGGAAGAAGTGGATGCCTTCTTGCACAAGGCCCTCTGGAGGCTTCCCACGCTGGAAGATTACGAGCGCCTGCAGCAGGAATCCGAATACGCTGCCTGGGTGATCTACAACCGTTATTACCTGAACCACTTCACCGTGTCCATCCATAGCCTGCCTGAGGGTTACAACAGCATCCAGGGCTACAACGACTTCCTGGAGAGAAACGGCTTCAAGCTGAATGACTCTGGCGGCAAGATCAAGGTCAGTCCTGATGGCCTGCTGCTGCAGTCCTCCACCGTTGCAGAGATGATCGAGGCCGAATTCGCCGAAGGCAAAAAGAAAATGATCAGCGGTTCCTACGTGGAATTTGCTGAAAGACGGGTGCTCCCTGCCTACAGCCACCTCTCAAAATCCGAACTGAAGCGCGAACACCGCCGTGAGGGTTTTGAAGCTGGAAATGCAGATAAAATCTTCGAGAGCACCTACACCACCCAGACCCAGAAAAGGGAGGTCGTGAAGTGA
- a CDS encoding aldehyde dehydrogenase family protein: MTQTAQKPHTGEHTVKRYLNIINGKSVDSQEHYLSHNSSKLSDVLGEFPVATRKQVREACIAARTAFAKWSKTPAPIRGNIIGNIGKAIEREKEALSRLLSREMGKTLKEARGDVQEAIDTCHFFQSEGRRLYGQTVPSEMHTKDLMTFRRPLGVVGIITAGNFPVAVPAWKIIPALLTGNTIVWKPSEDAPLTSYAFTQLLIEGGLPDGVMNLVFGYGGGSTGEFLVDMMDEKRLNKIAFTGSSTVGRKIGEVAGRNLTHPTLELGGKSPLVVMRDADLDNAVAGALWAAFGTGGQRCTSAGNIILDAPIYEEFKKRYLEQVQKIKIGNPGEHDDVLYGPFINERFFKSWEAHYDLGEKDGATLLHGNKRITRDNKPEGFQGDPEEAFYGWPTVWDNVTKDMQIFQRECFGPTINLVKVDGIDEALEVANSVEYGLSSAIYTNNREWAYKFRENIQAGMTSINNSTTGAEAHMPFGGTKSSGNGTRESGIWVIDNYTYWHGVNDDISGKLQLAQMETEYADVKAPVNVSEL, encoded by the coding sequence GTGACCCAGACTGCTCAGAAACCACACACTGGAGAACACACCGTGAAGCGTTACCTCAACATCATCAATGGAAAAAGTGTGGACAGCCAGGAGCATTACCTGAGCCACAACTCCTCAAAACTCAGCGACGTGCTTGGAGAATTCCCCGTCGCCACCAGAAAGCAGGTGCGTGAAGCCTGCATCGCTGCCAGAACTGCTTTTGCAAAATGGAGCAAAACACCTGCTCCCATCCGGGGCAACATCATCGGGAACATCGGCAAGGCCATCGAGCGTGAAAAAGAAGCCCTGAGCCGCCTGCTCTCCCGTGAAATGGGCAAGACCCTGAAAGAGGCCCGTGGAGACGTACAGGAAGCCATCGACACCTGCCACTTCTTCCAGTCTGAAGGTCGCCGCCTGTACGGCCAGACCGTGCCCAGCGAGATGCACACCAAAGACCTGATGACCTTCCGCCGTCCTCTGGGCGTGGTGGGCATCATCACCGCAGGAAACTTCCCTGTGGCCGTGCCTGCCTGGAAAATCATCCCGGCCCTGCTGACTGGAAACACCATCGTCTGGAAGCCCAGTGAAGATGCTCCCCTGACCAGTTACGCTTTCACCCAGCTGCTGATTGAAGGCGGTCTGCCCGATGGGGTCATGAACCTGGTGTTCGGATACGGCGGAGGCTCCACCGGTGAATTCCTGGTGGACATGATGGACGAGAAGCGCCTGAACAAGATCGCTTTCACCGGATCCAGCACTGTGGGACGCAAAATTGGCGAGGTGGCAGGCCGCAACCTCACCCACCCCACCCTGGAACTGGGCGGCAAGAGCCCCCTGGTGGTCATGCGCGATGCAGACCTTGACAATGCCGTGGCAGGTGCCCTGTGGGCCGCTTTCGGCACCGGAGGCCAGCGCTGCACCAGTGCAGGCAACATCATTCTGGACGCCCCCATCTACGAGGAGTTCAAGAAGCGATACCTCGAACAAGTGCAAAAAATCAAAATCGGCAACCCTGGCGAACACGATGACGTACTCTATGGCCCTTTCATCAACGAGCGCTTCTTCAAGAGCTGGGAAGCCCACTACGACCTCGGCGAAAAAGATGGTGCAACCCTGCTGCACGGCAACAAACGCATCACCCGTGACAACAAACCCGAAGGTTTCCAGGGCGACCCTGAAGAAGCCTTCTATGGCTGGCCTACCGTCTGGGACAACGTCACCAAAGACATGCAGATCTTCCAGCGTGAATGCTTCGGACCCACCATCAACCTGGTGAAAGTGGACGGCATCGACGAAGCCCTGGAAGTGGCCAACAGCGTGGAATACGGCCTCTCCAGCGCAATCTACACCAACAACCGCGAATGGGCCTACAAGTTCCGCGAGAACATCCAGGCAGGCATGACCTCCATCAACAACTCCACCACCGGTGCAGAAGCCCACATGCCCTTCGGTGGCACCAAAAGTTCCGGCAACGGCACCCGTGAATCTGGCATCTGGGTGATCGACAACTACACCTACTGGCACGGCGTCAACGACGACATCTCGGGCAAGCTGCAACTGGCCCAGATGGAAACCGAATACGCCGATGTGAAAGCCCCTGTAAACGTTTCCGAGCTGTAA
- a CDS encoding saccharopine dehydrogenase NADP-binding domain-containing protein, with translation MKRKVLIFGAGKVGTTIAHLLHHAQNYEVTLADKSEQALERAVKTVPVKSVVLDATDIGMMQEAFKEVDQVVSAGPYFVNKFIAEAALNAGVSYFDLTEDRDTTAHIRDLAKHAKPGQVFMPQCGLAPGFIGILAADLAREFDSILDIKMRVGALPQFPTNMLMYNLTWSTDGVVNEYINPCEALQDGKIVEMQALEGLESFSLDGITYEAFNTSGGLGTLCETLEGKVQRLDYKSVRYPGHRYLMQFLIRDLRLSERREMLKDILENALPITPQDVVLTFCTVTGYKDGRLTQVSDARKIYDQMVHGQHWSAIQLTTAASLCAILDLHAEEFLPLQGFVRQEDVPLQAFLENRFGRYYQMEQGEHLANSARIVPA, from the coding sequence ATGAAACGCAAAGTCCTGATTTTCGGTGCCGGAAAAGTCGGCACCACCATCGCACACCTGCTGCACCACGCCCAGAATTACGAGGTCACCCTCGCAGACAAGAGTGAACAGGCCCTGGAGCGTGCCGTCAAAACCGTGCCCGTGAAAAGCGTGGTGCTGGACGCCACCGACATTGGCATGATGCAGGAGGCCTTCAAAGAAGTGGATCAGGTGGTCTCCGCCGGTCCTTACTTCGTCAACAAATTCATTGCAGAAGCTGCATTGAACGCCGGGGTGAGTTACTTCGACCTCACCGAGGACCGGGACACCACCGCCCACATCCGTGACCTGGCGAAGCATGCAAAACCCGGTCAGGTGTTCATGCCCCAGTGCGGTCTGGCCCCGGGCTTCATTGGGATTCTGGCTGCAGACCTTGCCAGAGAATTTGACAGCATTCTGGACATCAAAATGCGTGTGGGGGCCTTGCCGCAGTTCCCCACCAACATGCTGATGTACAACCTCACCTGGTCCACCGATGGGGTGGTCAACGAGTACATCAACCCCTGTGAAGCCCTACAGGACGGCAAAATTGTCGAGATGCAGGCCCTGGAAGGACTGGAGAGCTTCTCTCTGGACGGCATCACGTATGAGGCTTTCAACACCTCTGGCGGTCTGGGCACCCTCTGTGAAACCCTGGAAGGCAAAGTTCAACGTCTGGATTACAAGTCCGTGCGTTACCCTGGCCACCGCTACCTGATGCAGTTCCTGATCCGCGACCTGCGCCTCTCCGAGCGACGCGAGATGCTCAAAGACATCCTGGAGAATGCCCTCCCCATCACCCCTCAGGATGTGGTCCTGACCTTCTGCACTGTGACAGGCTACAAGGATGGCCGCCTGACCCAGGTCAGTGATGCCCGCAAGATCTACGACCAGATGGTGCACGGTCAGCACTGGAGCGCCATCCAGCTCACCACGGCCGCCTCCCTGTGCGCTATCCTGGACCTCCACGCCGAAGAATTCCTGCCCCTGCAGGGCTTTGTGCGTCAGGAAGATGTGCCCCTGCAGGCTTTCCTGGAGAACCGTTTCGGGCGTTACTACCAGATGGAACAGGGCGAGCATCTGGCGAACAGTGCACGGATTGTGCCTGCGTAA
- the pyk gene encoding pyruvate kinase — MLFKRSTKIVATIGPASENPEVLEQMIDAGLNVARLNFSHGSKEDHQKRVDMIRAAAAKKGVNIGILQDLQGPKIRTGKFKDGPITLVKGQQFILTSDDVEGNAEKVSTTYKPLPQDVSVGMTLLLDDGNLELRIREIKGNDIITTVEIGGVLSNNKGINVPEADLSAPALSDKDIADLGVGAEIGVDWVALSFVRTRDDLILARHHLRMLGSSAKLMAKIEKPQAVDRFDEILAEADGIMVARGDLGVEMPTEQVPIIQKMIIRKCREAGKPVITATQMLESMRTNPRPTRAEASDVANAIFDGTDAVMLSAESASGMYPVESVGMMFKIAETAEGTSQYEEELIKIPEDRHTTQDAISHSASEIAGFLNAKAIVCFTSSGATAARVSRRRPRKPILALTPNEKVVNQLALMWGVVPLLTRDPKDTDDMVEIAVQTLQELELVQSGDRIVIVAGVPFGMKGTTNTLRVARIP; from the coding sequence ATGCTCTTTAAACGATCCACCAAAATTGTTGCGACCATTGGTCCAGCAAGCGAAAACCCCGAAGTCCTGGAGCAGATGATTGACGCTGGCCTGAACGTGGCCCGCCTCAACTTCTCCCACGGCTCCAAAGAAGACCACCAGAAGCGCGTGGACATGATTCGCGCTGCTGCTGCAAAAAAAGGTGTGAACATCGGCATCCTGCAGGACCTGCAGGGCCCCAAAATCCGCACCGGCAAATTCAAGGACGGCCCCATCACCCTGGTCAAGGGCCAGCAGTTCATTCTGACCTCCGATGATGTGGAGGGCAACGCTGAAAAGGTGTCCACCACCTACAAGCCCCTTCCCCAGGACGTCAGCGTTGGAATGACCCTGCTGCTCGATGACGGCAATCTGGAACTCCGCATCAGGGAGATCAAGGGCAACGACATCATCACCACCGTGGAAATCGGCGGCGTGCTCAGCAACAACAAGGGCATCAACGTCCCCGAAGCTGACCTCTCTGCCCCTGCCCTCTCGGACAAGGACATTGCAGACCTCGGTGTGGGCGCAGAAATCGGCGTGGACTGGGTGGCCCTCAGCTTCGTGCGCACCCGTGACGACCTGATCCTGGCCCGTCACCACCTGCGCATGCTGGGCTCCAGCGCCAAACTGATGGCCAAAATCGAGAAGCCCCAGGCTGTGGACCGCTTCGACGAAATTCTGGCTGAAGCAGACGGCATCATGGTGGCCCGTGGGGACCTCGGTGTGGAAATGCCCACCGAACAGGTGCCCATCATCCAGAAGATGATCATCCGCAAGTGCCGTGAAGCCGGAAAACCTGTGATCACCGCCACCCAGATGCTGGAAAGCATGCGCACCAACCCCCGTCCCACCCGTGCAGAGGCCAGCGACGTGGCCAACGCCATCTTCGACGGCACGGACGCAGTGATGCTTTCCGCAGAATCTGCCAGCGGCATGTACCCTGTGGAATCTGTGGGCATGATGTTCAAAATCGCTGAGACCGCTGAAGGCACTTCCCAGTACGAAGAAGAACTCATCAAGATCCCCGAGGACCGGCACACCACCCAGGACGCCATCTCCCACTCTGCCAGTGAGATTGCAGGCTTCCTGAATGCCAAGGCCATCGTGTGCTTCACCTCCTCTGGAGCCACTGCAGCCCGCGTGTCCCGCCGCCGTCCCCGCAAACCCATCCTGGCCCTCACCCCCAACGAAAAAGTGGTGAACCAGCTGGCCCTGATGTGGGGCGTGGTGCCCCTCCTCACCCGCGACCCCAAAGACACCGATGACATGGTGGAAATCGCCGTCCAGACCCTGCAGGAGCTGGAACTGGTGCAATCTGGTGACCGCATCGTGATCGTCGCTGGCGTGCCGTTCGGCATGAAGGGGACCACCAACACGCTGCGTGTGGCGCGGATTCCTTAA
- the eno gene encoding phosphopyruvate hydratase — MTKIANIIAREVLDSRGNPTVEAEVHLESGFVGRAIVPSGASTGSHEANELRDGGKRYLGKGVEKAVENVENLIRPALIGTDALDQVKVDQIMLDLDGTPNKSKLGGNAILAVSLANARAAANALGVPLYRYLGGNNAKVLPVPMMNVINGGAHADNRVDFQEFMVMPLGAPSFKEALRYGAEVFHALKKVLKKRGYNTNVGDEGGFAPDLQSNEEALEVLMEAIKDAGYEAGKDIFIALDPATSELYKDGKYHLESEDRILTSEEMVDFWADWAARYPIVSIEDGLHEDDWAGWELLTAKIGDKVQLVGDDLFVTNVKRLQQGIDTKVGNSILVKVNQIGSLTEAMDAIELAQKNGYTAVISHRSGESEDSFIADLAVATNAGQIKTGSASRSDRIAKYNQLLRIEHELGAAAKFLGKDAL; from the coding sequence ATGACGAAAATCGCTAACATCATCGCCCGTGAAGTGCTCGACTCCCGTGGTAACCCCACCGTCGAGGCTGAAGTTCACCTTGAGAGCGGTTTCGTTGGGCGCGCCATCGTTCCCTCGGGAGCCAGCACCGGCAGCCACGAAGCCAACGAGCTGCGTGACGGCGGCAAACGCTACCTGGGCAAAGGTGTGGAAAAAGCTGTGGAGAATGTGGAAAACCTCATTCGTCCTGCCTTGATTGGCACCGACGCCCTCGACCAGGTTAAAGTTGACCAGATCATGCTGGACCTGGACGGCACCCCCAACAAGAGCAAACTGGGGGGCAACGCCATCCTGGCCGTGTCTCTGGCCAATGCCCGCGCTGCAGCCAACGCGCTGGGCGTTCCCCTGTACCGTTACCTCGGTGGGAACAACGCCAAGGTGCTGCCCGTTCCCATGATGAACGTGATCAACGGTGGCGCACACGCCGACAACCGTGTGGACTTCCAGGAGTTCATGGTGATGCCCCTCGGTGCACCCAGCTTCAAAGAAGCCCTGCGTTACGGTGCAGAAGTGTTCCACGCCCTGAAAAAAGTGCTTAAAAAGCGCGGCTACAACACCAACGTCGGTGACGAAGGTGGCTTTGCTCCTGACCTCCAGAGCAACGAAGAAGCCCTTGAAGTGCTGATGGAAGCCATCAAGGACGCTGGCTACGAAGCAGGCAAGGACATCTTCATCGCCCTTGACCCCGCCACCAGCGAGCTGTACAAAGACGGCAAATACCACCTGGAAAGCGAAGACCGCATCCTGACCAGCGAAGAAATGGTGGACTTCTGGGCCGACTGGGCTGCCCGTTACCCCATCGTCTCCATCGAAGACGGCCTGCACGAAGACGACTGGGCTGGCTGGGAACTGCTGACCGCCAAAATCGGCGACAAGGTGCAACTGGTCGGTGACGACCTGTTCGTGACCAACGTCAAGCGCCTGCAGCAGGGCATCGACACCAAAGTGGGCAACTCCATCCTGGTGAAAGTGAACCAGATCGGCAGCCTCACCGAAGCCATGGACGCCATCGAACTGGCCCAGAAAAACGGCTATACCGCCGTGATCTCCCACCGCAGTGGCGAGTCCGAAGACAGCTTCATCGCTGACCTGGCCGTGGCCACCAACGCTGGACAGATCAAAACCGGTTCTGCCAGCCGTTCTGACCGCATTGCCAAGTACAACCAACTCCTGCGCATCGAGCACGAACTCGGCGCAGCCGCAAAATTCCTGGGGAAAGATGCTCTTTAA
- the dnaN gene encoding DNA polymerase III subunit beta — protein sequence MQIQVTKKFLSDALSTLERIIPARSNNPVLSYVKIQPSDRGIFLTGTNLELDMEGFVPAQVENGQPVIVPAHLFAQIVRNLPGELVEINLNQTEITLTSGGSNFKLQTGDLSAFPEIQFPAHSDMEMDAKELNRSLSSVRYATATEAFQQVFRGIKFELRAKQVRLVASDGFRLALRDFTGSGVDRNLIVPAKSADELNRILKEGLVKLTFGDHLLSVSSDRTKMNIKLLDGEFPDYERVIPSSIKVTVQLPASKLKEAVSRVAVLADKNANNRVEFLVSESKLQLIAEGDYGRAQEVLEVLQEGSEPAISLGFNAKFVSDALGPMEGDVVLQLSGVTTPALFKTTDESGYLAVVVPLRI from the coding sequence ATGCAGATTCAGGTCACCAAAAAGTTCCTCAGTGATGCCCTAAGCACCCTGGAAAGAATCATTCCTGCCAGAAGCAACAACCCCGTGCTCTCTTACGTCAAGATTCAGCCCTCTGACAGAGGAATTTTCCTGACTGGAACCAACCTGGAACTGGACATGGAAGGTTTTGTTCCTGCTCAGGTGGAAAACGGACAGCCTGTGATAGTTCCTGCCCACCTGTTTGCCCAGATTGTCAGAAACCTGCCAGGAGAACTCGTTGAGATCAACCTCAACCAGACGGAAATCACCCTCACTTCGGGGGGAAGCAACTTCAAACTGCAAACCGGGGACCTCTCTGCGTTTCCAGAAATTCAATTTCCTGCCCACTCTGATATGGAAATGGATGCAAAAGAACTGAACCGCTCGCTGAGCAGTGTTCGCTATGCCACCGCCACCGAAGCTTTTCAGCAGGTTTTCCGGGGCATCAAGTTCGAGCTTCGTGCAAAACAGGTGCGTCTGGTGGCTTCAGATGGTTTCAGGCTGGCCCTGCGGGATTTCACCGGGTCAGGTGTGGACAGAAACCTGATTGTTCCGGCCAAAAGTGCCGATGAACTCAACCGCATCCTCAAAGAGGGTCTGGTCAAACTGACCTTTGGAGACCACCTGCTTTCGGTGTCCTCAGACCGCACCAAAATGAACATCAAGTTGCTGGATGGTGAATTCCCTGATTATGAGCGGGTGATTCCCAGCAGCATCAAAGTGACGGTCCAGCTTCCAGCCTCCAAACTCAAAGAAGCGGTTTCACGGGTGGCGGTGCTTGCGGACAAGAACGCCAACAACCGGGTTGAATTCCTGGTCTCGGAGTCCAAGCTGCAATTGATCGCCGAGGGGGATTACGGACGCGCTCAGGAAGTTTTAGAGGTACTTCAGGAGGGGAGTGAGCCCGCCATTTCGCTGGGGTTCAATGCCAAGTTCGTTTCTGATGCCCTGGGTCCCATGGAAGGGGATGTGGTGTTGCAACTTTCCGGGGTGACCACGCCGGCCCTCTTCAAAACCACCGATGAGTCGGGTTACCTGGCTGTGGTGGTGCCCCTGCGCATCTGA
- the dnaA gene encoding chromosomal replication initiator protein DnaA, whose amino-acid sequence MSLDIWSNILDYVRQNISDVEYHTWFRDVKPLGVEQGELILGVKNAFSQEWFKSHYVKLIEMAMRDMGAQNPKVNFQVLPAVQDAMLLASAPTPAPKAEPRSVPTVNMVTEPNRVNLNAKYIFDNFVVGPNNNLAHAAAVAVAESPGKAYNPLFIYGDVGLGKTHLMHAVGHFVSERHPHMRIEYVSTESFTNDLINAIRDDKMTAFRNRYRSIDLLLVDDIQFLAGKERTQEEFFHTFNALHENHKQIILSSDRPPRDIETLEARLRSRFEWGLITDIQSPEFETRVAILKMNAEIRRISVPQDVLELIAKHVTSNIRELEGALMRVVAFASLNNVEVNRSVAAKALSEIFTPNTVQLDMNDILRAVANYYGVTPEALKGSGRAREIVIPRQMAMYMIRELTTHSLPEIGQFFSRDHSTVLYSIQKLTEQIQKDTELTKVAQQLSQRLKQSPI is encoded by the coding sequence ATCTCTTTGGACATCTGGTCTAACATTCTCGACTACGTGCGGCAGAACATCTCCGATGTGGAGTACCACACGTGGTTCAGGGACGTGAAGCCGCTCGGTGTGGAGCAGGGTGAATTGATCCTCGGGGTCAAAAATGCCTTCTCACAGGAGTGGTTCAAGTCCCATTACGTCAAGCTCATCGAGATGGCCATGCGGGACATGGGGGCACAGAACCCCAAAGTCAATTTTCAGGTGCTGCCTGCTGTGCAGGATGCCATGTTGCTGGCCAGTGCACCCACCCCAGCCCCCAAAGCAGAGCCCCGTTCTGTGCCCACCGTGAACATGGTCACCGAGCCCAACCGGGTCAACCTGAATGCCAAGTACATTTTCGACAACTTTGTGGTGGGTCCCAACAACAACCTGGCCCATGCTGCTGCAGTCGCAGTTGCCGAATCTCCTGGCAAGGCCTACAACCCCCTGTTCATTTATGGGGATGTGGGACTGGGGAAAACCCACTTGATGCATGCTGTGGGGCATTTTGTCTCTGAGCGGCATCCCCACATGCGAATCGAGTATGTTTCCACCGAGTCTTTCACCAATGACCTGATCAATGCGATCCGCGATGACAAAATGACGGCCTTCCGCAACAGGTACCGTTCCATTGATTTGCTGCTTGTAGACGACATCCAGTTTCTGGCGGGTAAGGAAAGAACGCAGGAAGAGTTCTTCCACACTTTCAACGCCCTGCACGAGAACCACAAGCAGATCATCCTGTCCTCAGATCGCCCACCCAGAGACATTGAAACACTGGAAGCCCGACTGAGGTCTCGCTTTGAATGGGGCCTGATCACCGACATCCAGAGTCCGGAATTTGAAACGCGGGTGGCCATTCTGAAAATGAATGCGGAAATCCGCCGGATCAGTGTGCCGCAGGATGTGCTAGAGCTGATTGCCAAGCATGTTACCAGCAACATCCGTGAACTCGAAGGTGCCCTGATGCGGGTGGTGGCTTTTGCCAGCCTGAACAATGTGGAAGTGAACCGTTCTGTGGCAGCAAAAGCCCTCTCTGAAATCTTCACCCCCAACACAGTGCAACTGGACATGAACGATATTCTGCGTGCTGTGGCCAATTATTACGGCGTGACCCCTGAAGCCCTGAAAGGTTCAGGACGGGCCAGAGAGATCGTGATTCCCCGTCAGATGGCCATGTACATGATCCGGGAACTCACCACCCATTCCCTGCCTGAAATCGGTCAGTTCTTCAGCCGTGATCACTCCACAGTGCTGTATTCCATTCAGAAGTTGACCGAGCAGATCCAGAAGGACACAGAACTGACCAAAGTGGCCCAACAGCTGTCCCAGCGCCTGAAACAGAGCCCGATATGA